The Rhinoderma darwinii isolate aRhiDar2 chromosome 11, aRhiDar2.hap1, whole genome shotgun sequence genome window below encodes:
- the LOC142664015 gene encoding trypsin-like isoform X1 produces the protein MKLLLICVLLGAAGESPRCDDDKIVGGYTCAKNSVPYIVSLNSGYHFCGGSLINSLWVISAAHCYKASVQVRLGEHNIVTSEGTEQFINSAKVLRHASYNSRTLDNDIMLIKLASPATLNSYVQAVGLPSGCAAAGSSCLITGWGNTLSSGTNYPDLLQCVSAPILTTAQCTSAYPGEITSNMICVGYLEGGKDSCQGDSGGPVVCNGQLQGIVSWGYGCALRNYPGVYTKVCNFNSWISSTVAAN, from the exons ATGAAGCTTCTCCTGATCTGTGTGCTCCTCGGAGCAGCTGGTGAGTCTCCTAGATGC GATGATGATAAGATTGTCGGAGGTTACACCTGCGCCAAGAACTCCGTCCCCTACATTGTGTCTCTGAACTCCGGCTATCACTTCTGTGGAGGATCCCTGATCAACAGCCTGTGGGTGATCTCTGCTGCTCACTGCTACAAGGC GAGCGTTCAGGTCAGACTGGGAGAACACAACATCGTTACAAGTGAAGGTACCGAGCAGTTCATCAACTCTGCCAAAGTCCTCAGACATGCAAGCTACAACTCCAGAACCCTGGACAATGACATCATGTTGATCAAGCTGGCCTCTCCCGCTACCCTCAACTCCTACGTCCAGGCTGTGGGTCTGCCCAGTGGCTGCGCCGCAGCTGGCTCAAGTTGTCTGATCACCGGATGGGGAAATACCCTGAGCAGTGGAA CCAACTACCCTGATCTCCTCCAGTGCGTGAGCGCCCCCATCCTGACCACTGCCCAGTGTACCAGTGCCTACCCAGGAGAGATCACCAGCAACATGATCTGTGTTGGATACCTGGAAGGTGGCAAGGATTCCTGCCAG GGTGACTCTGGTGGACCCGTGGTCTGCAATGGACAGCTCCAGGGTATTGTATCTTGGGGATATGGCTGTGCCCTCAGGAACTATCCTGGTGTCTACACCAAGGTCTGCAACTTCAACTCCTGGATCTCCAGCACCGTTGCCGCCAACTAA
- the LOC142664017 gene encoding trypsin-like isoform X1 produces the protein MKLLLICVLLGAAGESPRWDDDKIVGGYTCAKNSVPYIVSLNSGYHFCGGSLINSLWVISAAHCYKASVQVRLGEHNIVTSEGTEQFINSAKVLRHASCNSRTLDNDIMLIKLASPATLNSYVQAVGLPSGCAAAGSSCLITGWGNTLSSGTNYPDLLQCVSAPILTTAQCTSAYPGEITSNMICVGYLEGGKDSCQGDSGGPVVCNGQLQGIVSWGYGCALRNYPGVYTKVCNFNSWISSTVAAN, from the exons ATGAAGCTTCTCCTGATCTGTGTGCTCCTCGGAGCAGCTGGTGAGTCTCCTAGATGG GATGATGATAAGATTGTCGGAGGTTACACCTGCGCCAAGAACTCCGTCCCCTACATTGTGTCTCTGAACTCCGGCTATCACTTCTGTGGAGGATCCCTGATCAACAGCCTGTGGGTGATCTCTGCTGCTCACTGCTACAAGGC GAGCGTTCAGGTCAGACTGGGAGAACACAACATCGTTACAAGTGAAGGTACCGAGCAGTTCATCAACTCTGCCAAAGTCCTCAGACATGCAAGCTGCAACTCCAGAACACTGGACAATGACATCATGTTGATCAAGCTGGCCTCTCCCGCTACCCTCAACTCCTACGTCCAGGCTGTGGGTCTGCCCAGTGGCTGCGCCGCCGCTGGCTCAAGTTGTCTGATCACCGGATGGGGAAATACCCTGAGCAGTGGAA CCAACTACCCCGATCTCCTCCAGTGCGTGAGCGCCCCCATCCTGACCACTGCCCAGTGTACCAGCGCCTACCCAGGAGAGATCACCAGCAACATGATCTGTGTTGGATACCTGGAAGGTGGCAAGGATTCCTGCCAG GGTGACTCTGGTGGACCCGTGGTCTGCAATGGACAGCTCCAGGGTATTGTATCTTGGGGATATGGCTGTGCCCTCAGGAACTATCCCGGTGTCTACACCAAGGTCTGCAACTTCAACTCCTGGATCTCCAGCACCGTTGCCGCCAACTAA
- the LOC142664017 gene encoding trypsin-like isoform X2 — MKLLLICVLLGAAAAFEDDDKIVGGYTCAKNSVPYIVSLNSGYHFCGGSLINSLWVISAAHCYKASVQVRLGEHNIVTSEGTEQFINSAKVLRHASCNSRTLDNDIMLIKLASPATLNSYVQAVGLPSGCAAAGSSCLITGWGNTLSSGTNYPDLLQCVSAPILTTAQCTSAYPGEITSNMICVGYLEGGKDSCQGDSGGPVVCNGQLQGIVSWGYGCALRNYPGVYTKVCNFNSWISSTVAAN; from the exons ATGAAGCTTCTCCTGATCTGTGTGCTCCTCGGAGCAGCTG CTGCTTTTGAGGATGATGATAAGATTGTCGGAGGTTACACCTGCGCCAAGAACTCCGTCCCCTACATTGTGTCTCTGAACTCCGGCTATCACTTCTGTGGAGGATCCCTGATCAACAGCCTGTGGGTGATCTCTGCTGCTCACTGCTACAAGGC GAGCGTTCAGGTCAGACTGGGAGAACACAACATCGTTACAAGTGAAGGTACCGAGCAGTTCATCAACTCTGCCAAAGTCCTCAGACATGCAAGCTGCAACTCCAGAACACTGGACAATGACATCATGTTGATCAAGCTGGCCTCTCCCGCTACCCTCAACTCCTACGTCCAGGCTGTGGGTCTGCCCAGTGGCTGCGCCGCCGCTGGCTCAAGTTGTCTGATCACCGGATGGGGAAATACCCTGAGCAGTGGAA CCAACTACCCCGATCTCCTCCAGTGCGTGAGCGCCCCCATCCTGACCACTGCCCAGTGTACCAGCGCCTACCCAGGAGAGATCACCAGCAACATGATCTGTGTTGGATACCTGGAAGGTGGCAAGGATTCCTGCCAG GGTGACTCTGGTGGACCCGTGGTCTGCAATGGACAGCTCCAGGGTATTGTATCTTGGGGATATGGCTGTGCCCTCAGGAACTATCCCGGTGTCTACACCAAGGTCTGCAACTTCAACTCCTGGATCTCCAGCACCGTTGCCGCCAACTAA
- the LOC142664015 gene encoding trypsin-like isoform X2, with the protein MKLLLICVLLGAAAAFEDDDKIVGGYTCAKNSVPYIVSLNSGYHFCGGSLINSLWVISAAHCYKASVQVRLGEHNIVTSEGTEQFINSAKVLRHASYNSRTLDNDIMLIKLASPATLNSYVQAVGLPSGCAAAGSSCLITGWGNTLSSGTNYPDLLQCVSAPILTTAQCTSAYPGEITSNMICVGYLEGGKDSCQGDSGGPVVCNGQLQGIVSWGYGCALRNYPGVYTKVCNFNSWISSTVAAN; encoded by the exons ATGAAGCTTCTCCTGATCTGTGTGCTCCTCGGAGCAGCTG CTGCTTTTGAGGATGATGATAAGATTGTCGGAGGTTACACCTGCGCCAAGAACTCCGTCCCCTACATTGTGTCTCTGAACTCCGGCTATCACTTCTGTGGAGGATCCCTGATCAACAGCCTGTGGGTGATCTCTGCTGCTCACTGCTACAAGGC GAGCGTTCAGGTCAGACTGGGAGAACACAACATCGTTACAAGTGAAGGTACCGAGCAGTTCATCAACTCTGCCAAAGTCCTCAGACATGCAAGCTACAACTCCAGAACCCTGGACAATGACATCATGTTGATCAAGCTGGCCTCTCCCGCTACCCTCAACTCCTACGTCCAGGCTGTGGGTCTGCCCAGTGGCTGCGCCGCAGCTGGCTCAAGTTGTCTGATCACCGGATGGGGAAATACCCTGAGCAGTGGAA CCAACTACCCTGATCTCCTCCAGTGCGTGAGCGCCCCCATCCTGACCACTGCCCAGTGTACCAGTGCCTACCCAGGAGAGATCACCAGCAACATGATCTGTGTTGGATACCTGGAAGGTGGCAAGGATTCCTGCCAG GGTGACTCTGGTGGACCCGTGGTCTGCAATGGACAGCTCCAGGGTATTGTATCTTGGGGATATGGCTGTGCCCTCAGGAACTATCCTGGTGTCTACACCAAGGTCTGCAACTTCAACTCCTGGATCTCCAGCACCGTTGCCGCCAACTAA